The Toxorhynchites rutilus septentrionalis strain SRP chromosome 3, ASM2978413v1, whole genome shotgun sequence genome includes a region encoding these proteins:
- the LOC129778043 gene encoding conserved oligomeric Golgi complex subunit 1 isoform X1: protein MANATNLLNIDVNKLFEECSITEIDQVHKRLQAEVELKREELRTMVGERYRDLLNAADTIGEMKTTACYVIENVHNITTACRNLNDHQLIGFRSMGADQHQQVRKANNHKFYGVIVQIKLLTGLPEMIWSAIDDDDYSVATQLFIFSRHISTGLQLDSHSETMQKFPVAKKQWAVLSQFFFTIKQNCADCLEREDLTPEVAAKCLTSLLLLENGQVDHMLDLFVQMRLKAFNSVLFDDSRHEKVKDKILASIKLLLNTIELIYKCFIGDEQEEGLLMKELYSVTGENSQPTINLIKSEDPKMIQTLPDIISRFRPRVQINPLSAELVGKSCRHWLQNVERIATNKLTNLMNLVPTIKVLHDIKKLSKDIAGKPDNWVEICQKLSLPVSLDFYNLFYQPLINSRIKSIIQKSWSEIVKDTCADVFILLKSAPNDKTLKDLHQFVWSETLEDIPLNLKSVLDHSNPTSHKLLMKSRAFPLSLVEHVSSLDARVKVLSKGVRSFLETSSAGEKEQLVEYYSDCSVEGITQLITSIKSANYKQTTENYILLSRILITYKELCPSLKHCLTPLLLVQLETIAPWGNDNNLSDFENASDNRTDRWSRIAGLFDEESLRYWNQWLEEFVKKWPSLEKDIGFHTLLTEFPLWDTVSIEENDEQNKPVQSTIRVPALPSFPLQKLLHVVVSLLNSLVPHTIPKLIIVQIVNRINTYVHSHYEYLAMCEFVQKNQNCALQYYFDVKFVQLLFASREKRQPADSYSKLTSSFKSYIDPFDFDVFHPHVILNVKRAVQRMQQFFGVLLVNSEQLSSILVSGNTSAAGAGSKLGQDKNPNILALSSNSSSETWFPLLPIVTKETSTVGGATVEMIKTVQPSYGKNPKVPTKEIPTSKPREPIASSTVTAQNYAKGAAAFFGLDKDWFR, encoded by the exons ATGGCTAATGCAACTAATCTATTAAATATTGATGTAAACAAATTGTTTGAAGAATGCAGTATCACGGAAATCGATCAAGTGCACAAGCGGCTCCAAGCAGAAGTGGAACTCAAACGGGAAGAGCTTCGAACCATGGTTGG AGAGCGCTACCGAGACCTTCTGAACGCGGCCGATACAATAGGTGAAATGAAAACGACTGCATGCTATGTCATTGAAAACGTTCACAACATAACTACGGCCTGTCGGAATCTTAACGATCACCAACTAATTGGGTTTCGATCAATGGGAGCCGATCAACACCAACAAGTGAGGAAAGCGAATAATCATAAATTTTATGGAGTGATTGTGCAGATCAAATTATTGACTGGCTTACCGGAAATGATATGGAGTGCTATAGACGACGATGATTACTCGGTGGCTACGCAGCTTTTCATCTTTTCGAGACATATCTCAACCGGCTTACAACTCGATTCTCACAGTGAGACAATGCAGAAATTTCCTGTCGCGAAGAAACAATGGGCAGTACTCAGTCAATTTTTCTTCACTATTAAACAGAATTGTGCCGATTGTCTGGAACGTGAAGACCTGACCCCAGAGGTCGCCGCAAAATGTTTGACTAGCCTCTTGTTACTTGAAAACGGTCAAGTAGATCATATGCTAGATCTGTTTGTACAGATGCGCCTGAAGGCATTTAATTcagtactttttgacgattctAGACACGAAAAGGTAAAGGACAAAATCCTGGCAAGTATCAAATTGTTATTGAATACCATAGAGTTGATTTATAAATGCTTTATTGGCGACGAACAAGAAGAAGGACTTCTCATGAAGGAACTATACTCGGTTACTGGGGAAAATTCCCAACCAACAATCAATTTGATAAAATCAGAGGATCCTAAAATGATTCAAACACTCCCGGATATAATTAGTAGATTTCGTCCGAGGGTACAAATAAATCCGCTTAGTGCGGAATTGGTGGGGAAAAGCTGCCGTCATTGGCTCCAGAATGTAGAACGCATTGCTACAAACAAGCTAACCAATTTGATGAATTTGGTTCCAACGATAAAAGTACTGCACGATATAAAAAAACTATCGAAAGACATCGCTGGAAAGCCTGATAACTGGGTAGAGATTTGTCAAAAGCTCTCTCTGCCGGTATCActcgatttttacaatcttttcTATCAACCGCTTATAAACTCTCGTATTAAGTCCATTATCCAAAAGAGTTGGTCAGAAATCGTCAAAGACACATGTGCAGATGTATTCATCTTACTCAAATCGGCTCCGAACGATAAAACATTAAAAGACCTACACCAATTCGTGTGGTCCGAAACTCTAGAGGATATCCCTTTGAACCTAAAAAGTGTTCTAGATCACTCCAATCCAACTTCCCATAAACTGTTGATGAAATCGCGAGCATTTCCATTGTCACTGGTTGAGCATGTTTCTTCATTAGATGCGCGTGTTAAAGTACTATCCAAGGGAGTGCGCTCTTTCCTGGAGACTTCTAGCGCGGGGGAGAAGGAACAGCTGGTAGAATATTACAGCGATTGCAGCGTTGAAGGCATCACACAGCTGATAACTTCTATCAAATCAGCTAATTATAAACAAACAACGGAAAACTACATTCTTCTTTCGCGAATATTAATCACATATAAAGAACTGTGCCCTTCACTGAAGCATTGCCTGACGCCATTGCTCTTAGTTCAGTTGGAAACCATTGCACCATGGGGAAATGATAACAATTTATCAGATTTTGAGAATGCTTCCGACAATCGAACCGATCGTTGGAGTCGTATTGCTGGACTGTTTGACGAGGAAAGCTTGCGATATTGGAACCAATGGCTAGAGGAGTTCGTGAAGAAATGGCCTTCGTTAGAGAAAGATATTGGTTTCCATACTTTGCTGACTGAGTTCCCG CTCTGGGATACGGTGAGCATAGAAGAAAACGACGAACAGAATAAACCTGTGCAATCCACGATTCGAGTACCCGCGCTACCAAGCTTTCCGTTGCAAAAATTGCTTCATGTCGTCGTTTCACTCCTCAACTCGTTGGTCCCGCATACAATTCCAAAGTTAATCATCGTTCAAATCGTGAATCGAATTAATACCTATGTACACAGTCACTATGAATATCTCGCAATGTGTGAATTCGTTCAGAAAAACCAAAACTGCGCTCTACAGTACTATTTCGATGTTAAATTTGTACAATTACTGTTCGCCAGTCGCGAGAAGCGACAACCGGCCGACAGCTATAGTAAGTTGACCAGCAGTTTCAAAAGCTACATCGACCCATTCGATTTCGATGTGTTCCACCCCCATGTGATTTTGAACGTAAAGCGGGCCGTGCAACGAATGCAACAATTTTTTGGTGTGTTGTTGGTCAACAGTGAACAGCTGAGTTCGATCCTAGTGAGTGGCAATACATCGGCTGCCGGTGCTGGTTCAAAGTTGGGTCAAGATAAAAATCCCAATATTCTAGCGCTAAGTTCTAACAGCAGTAGCGAAACGTGGTTCCCGCTGCTTCCAATTGTAACAAAAGAGACATCGACGGTCGGTGGGGCCACTGTGGAGATGATAAAAACGGTACAACCTTCTTATGGCAAG
- the LOC129778043 gene encoding conserved oligomeric Golgi complex subunit 1 isoform X2: MANATNLLNIDVNKLFEECSITEIDQVHKRLQAEVELKREELRTMVGERYRDLLNAADTIGEMKTTACYVIENVHNITTACRNLNDHQLIGFRSMGADQHQQVRKANNHKFYGVIVQIKLLTGLPEMIWSAIDDDDYSVATQLFIFSRHISTGLQLDSHSETMQKFPVAKKQWAVLSQFFFTIKQNCADCLEREDLTPEVAAKCLTSLLLLENGQVDHMLDLFVQMRLKAFNSVLFDDSRHEKVKDKILASIKLLLNTIELIYKCFIGDEQEEGLLMKELYSVTGENSQPTINLIKSEDPKMIQTLPDIISRFRPRVQINPLSAELVGKSCRHWLQNVERIATNKLTNLMNLVPTIKVLHDIKKLSKDIAGKPDNWVEICQKLSLPVSLDFYNLFYQPLINSRIKSIIQKSWSEIVKDTCADVFILLKSAPNDKTLKDLHQFVWSETLEDIPLNLKSVLDHSNPTSHKLLMKSRAFPLSLVEHVSSLDARVKVLSKGVRSFLETSSAGEKEQLVEYYSDCSVEGITQLITSIKSANYKQTTENYILLSRILITYKELCPSLKHCLTPLLLVQLETIAPWGNDNNLSDFENASDNRTDRWSRIAGLFDEESLRYWNQWLEEFVKKWPSLEKDIGFHTLLTEFPLWDTVSIEENDEQNKPVQSTIRVPALPSFPLQKLLHVVVSLLNSLVPHTIPKLIIVQIVNRINTYVHSHYEYLAMCEFVQKNQNCALQYYFDVKFVQLLFASREKRQPADSYSKLTSSFKSYIDPFDFDVFHPHVILNVKRAVQRMQQFFGVLLVNSEQLSSILVSGNTSAAGAGSKLGQDKNPNILALSSNSSSETWFPLLPIVTKETSTVGGATVEMIKTVQPSYGKE, encoded by the exons ATGGCTAATGCAACTAATCTATTAAATATTGATGTAAACAAATTGTTTGAAGAATGCAGTATCACGGAAATCGATCAAGTGCACAAGCGGCTCCAAGCAGAAGTGGAACTCAAACGGGAAGAGCTTCGAACCATGGTTGG AGAGCGCTACCGAGACCTTCTGAACGCGGCCGATACAATAGGTGAAATGAAAACGACTGCATGCTATGTCATTGAAAACGTTCACAACATAACTACGGCCTGTCGGAATCTTAACGATCACCAACTAATTGGGTTTCGATCAATGGGAGCCGATCAACACCAACAAGTGAGGAAAGCGAATAATCATAAATTTTATGGAGTGATTGTGCAGATCAAATTATTGACTGGCTTACCGGAAATGATATGGAGTGCTATAGACGACGATGATTACTCGGTGGCTACGCAGCTTTTCATCTTTTCGAGACATATCTCAACCGGCTTACAACTCGATTCTCACAGTGAGACAATGCAGAAATTTCCTGTCGCGAAGAAACAATGGGCAGTACTCAGTCAATTTTTCTTCACTATTAAACAGAATTGTGCCGATTGTCTGGAACGTGAAGACCTGACCCCAGAGGTCGCCGCAAAATGTTTGACTAGCCTCTTGTTACTTGAAAACGGTCAAGTAGATCATATGCTAGATCTGTTTGTACAGATGCGCCTGAAGGCATTTAATTcagtactttttgacgattctAGACACGAAAAGGTAAAGGACAAAATCCTGGCAAGTATCAAATTGTTATTGAATACCATAGAGTTGATTTATAAATGCTTTATTGGCGACGAACAAGAAGAAGGACTTCTCATGAAGGAACTATACTCGGTTACTGGGGAAAATTCCCAACCAACAATCAATTTGATAAAATCAGAGGATCCTAAAATGATTCAAACACTCCCGGATATAATTAGTAGATTTCGTCCGAGGGTACAAATAAATCCGCTTAGTGCGGAATTGGTGGGGAAAAGCTGCCGTCATTGGCTCCAGAATGTAGAACGCATTGCTACAAACAAGCTAACCAATTTGATGAATTTGGTTCCAACGATAAAAGTACTGCACGATATAAAAAAACTATCGAAAGACATCGCTGGAAAGCCTGATAACTGGGTAGAGATTTGTCAAAAGCTCTCTCTGCCGGTATCActcgatttttacaatcttttcTATCAACCGCTTATAAACTCTCGTATTAAGTCCATTATCCAAAAGAGTTGGTCAGAAATCGTCAAAGACACATGTGCAGATGTATTCATCTTACTCAAATCGGCTCCGAACGATAAAACATTAAAAGACCTACACCAATTCGTGTGGTCCGAAACTCTAGAGGATATCCCTTTGAACCTAAAAAGTGTTCTAGATCACTCCAATCCAACTTCCCATAAACTGTTGATGAAATCGCGAGCATTTCCATTGTCACTGGTTGAGCATGTTTCTTCATTAGATGCGCGTGTTAAAGTACTATCCAAGGGAGTGCGCTCTTTCCTGGAGACTTCTAGCGCGGGGGAGAAGGAACAGCTGGTAGAATATTACAGCGATTGCAGCGTTGAAGGCATCACACAGCTGATAACTTCTATCAAATCAGCTAATTATAAACAAACAACGGAAAACTACATTCTTCTTTCGCGAATATTAATCACATATAAAGAACTGTGCCCTTCACTGAAGCATTGCCTGACGCCATTGCTCTTAGTTCAGTTGGAAACCATTGCACCATGGGGAAATGATAACAATTTATCAGATTTTGAGAATGCTTCCGACAATCGAACCGATCGTTGGAGTCGTATTGCTGGACTGTTTGACGAGGAAAGCTTGCGATATTGGAACCAATGGCTAGAGGAGTTCGTGAAGAAATGGCCTTCGTTAGAGAAAGATATTGGTTTCCATACTTTGCTGACTGAGTTCCCG CTCTGGGATACGGTGAGCATAGAAGAAAACGACGAACAGAATAAACCTGTGCAATCCACGATTCGAGTACCCGCGCTACCAAGCTTTCCGTTGCAAAAATTGCTTCATGTCGTCGTTTCACTCCTCAACTCGTTGGTCCCGCATACAATTCCAAAGTTAATCATCGTTCAAATCGTGAATCGAATTAATACCTATGTACACAGTCACTATGAATATCTCGCAATGTGTGAATTCGTTCAGAAAAACCAAAACTGCGCTCTACAGTACTATTTCGATGTTAAATTTGTACAATTACTGTTCGCCAGTCGCGAGAAGCGACAACCGGCCGACAGCTATAGTAAGTTGACCAGCAGTTTCAAAAGCTACATCGACCCATTCGATTTCGATGTGTTCCACCCCCATGTGATTTTGAACGTAAAGCGGGCCGTGCAACGAATGCAACAATTTTTTGGTGTGTTGTTGGTCAACAGTGAACAGCTGAGTTCGATCCTAGTGAGTGGCAATACATCGGCTGCCGGTGCTGGTTCAAAGTTGGGTCAAGATAAAAATCCCAATATTCTAGCGCTAAGTTCTAACAGCAGTAGCGAAACGTGGTTCCCGCTGCTTCCAATTGTAACAAAAGAGACATCGACGGTCGGTGGGGCCACTGTGGAGATGATAAAAACGGTACAACCTTCTTATGGCAAG GAATAA